Proteins encoded in a region of the Anguilla anguilla isolate fAngAng1 chromosome 10, fAngAng1.pri, whole genome shotgun sequence genome:
- the arrdc1a gene encoding arrestin domain-containing protein 1a, which produces MGKLLEFDITLTNNKVVYNPGESISGTVKIKLAKSLQCQAIKVSCQGSCGVSNKLNDDVWTVEEQYFNSTLSVADKGTVPPGDHSFPFQFLIPDTAPTSYEGPYGKITYRVKAFIDTPRFSKDYKVQKAFFLLKPLNLNEVPDIEKANVTTVSKEFTYLLIKSGALTLKAKTDQRGYVPGQVIKLSTDVHNKSDKKTSCILASLVQKVTYKTKSVACDFRTIAEVEGAGVKGGKRAEWKEQIIVPSLPQSGLAGCSLISIDYFLKVSLKSPDVLVILPIFIGNVPFDPTIPRTPSRTPSRPTPPSTAPRVPPRPSPRPSPRASTSSLTPSAPPAEESPGQAGGGAREVISTKSHSQQDPSAWRASASPSGPTLTPSRLSVLAPAGPQFSISTGSTIPFFFEGSATPVPTSCPLVLPPGYSSQEYPHEPPPTYEESCSRN; this is translated from the exons CCATCAAAGTGAGCTGCCAGGGCTCCTGTGGGGTGTCGAACAAGCTGAACGATGACGTTTGGACGGTGGAGGAGCAGTACTTCAACAGCACGCTGTCCGTGGCAGATAAAG GTACAGTGCCCCCTGGAGACCACAGCTTTCCTTTCCAGTTTCTCATTCCAG ATACAGCTCCCACCTCTTATGAAGGACCGTATGGGAAGATCACGTACAGAGTGAAAGCTTTCATCGACACGCCCCGCTTCTCCAAGGACTACAAGGTCCAGAAGGCCTTCTTCCTGCTCAAACCCCTCAACCTGAATGAAGTGCCCGACATTGAG AAAGCGAACGTGACCACAGTCTCAAAGGAGTTCACGTACCTGCTGATAAAATCGGGAGCGCTCACGCTGAAGGCCAAGACCGACCAGCGGGGCTACGTCCCCGGCCAGGTCATCAAGCTGTCCACCGACGTCCACAACAAGTCCGACAAGAAAACCAGCTGCATTCTGGCCAGCCTCGTACAG AAAGTGACGTACAAGACGAAGAGCGTGGCCTGCGACTTCCGGACGATCGCGGAGGTGGAGGGCGCGGGGGTGAAGGGAGGCAAGCGCGCCGAGTGGAAGGAGCAGATCATCGTGCCTTCGCTGCCCCAGTCCGGCCTCGCCGGCTGCAGCCTCATCTCCATAGACTACTTCCTGAAG GTGTCCCTGAAGTCTCCTGACGTGTTGGTGATTCTGCCCATCTTCATCGGGAACGTGCCATTCGACCCCACCATCCCCAGGACCCCGTCCCGGACCCCGTCCCGCCCGACACCACCCAGCACGGCGCCCCGGGtgcccccccgtccctctccgcgACCCTCCCCCCGGGCCAGCACGAGCTCCTTgacccccagcgcccccccggCGGAGGAGAGTCCGGGgcaggcggggggcggggcccgcgAGGTCATTTCCACCAAGAGCCACTCGCAGCAGGACCCCTCGGCCTGGCGGGCCTCCGCCTCCCCCAGCGGCCCCACCCTGACCCCGAGCCGCCTCAGCGTTCTGGCCCCCGCAGGACCCCAGTTCTCCATCTCCACGGGGTCGACCATCCCCTTCTTCTTCGAGGGGAGCGCCACCCCCGTCCCGACCTCCTGTCCGCTCGTCTTGCCCCCCGGGTACAGCTCGCAGGAGTACCCGCATG AACCCCCTCCCACCTATGAAGAGAGTTGCAGCAGAAACTAA